Proteins from a single region of Companilactobacillus farciminis KCTC 3681 = DSM 20184:
- a CDS encoding CatA-like O-acetyltransferase → MEFTKIDLDTWTRKEVFNHFIEQKTTYSMTSNLSITKAVKFAKDNNYDFYPLFIYSIVRVINSNYLYRMDFNEQGELGYYDNSVPFYSIFDSRTELTSHIDTPDAYTFAEFDRDYLSDVKKYRGTGKLFPKQLVPKNVVNISMIPWVNYTEFNLNNNSNGNYLLPTVTAGRFERTGSEIKLPVTFQIHHAVCDGYHTSQFFIKLQDILNNVDEL, encoded by the coding sequence ATGGAATTCACGAAAATTGATTTGGATACTTGGACTCGCAAAGAAGTGTTTAACCACTTTATTGAACAAAAAACTACATATAGTATGACCAGCAATCTTTCTATCACTAAAGCAGTTAAATTTGCTAAAGATAATAACTATGACTTTTATCCACTATTTATTTATTCAATTGTCAGAGTGATTAATTCAAACTATCTCTATCGCATGGATTTCAATGAACAAGGTGAACTGGGCTATTACGATAATAGCGTGCCATTTTATTCGATTTTTGACAGTCGTACAGAATTGACTTCTCATATCGATACGCCAGATGCCTACACATTTGCGGAATTTGATCGTGACTATTTAAGCGATGTTAAGAAATACCGTGGTACTGGCAAGTTATTCCCTAAACAACTTGTTCCAAAAAATGTAGTCAATATTTCGATGATTCCCTGGGTTAATTACACCGAATTCAACCTAAACAACAATAGTAATGGTAATTATTTACTACCAACTGTAACGGCAGGAAGATTCGAGAGAACTGGCAGTGAGATTAAATTGCCAGTTACTTTCCAAATTCATCATGCTGTTTGTGATGGCTATCATACTTCACAATTCTTCATTAAATTACAAGATATTTTGAATAATGTTGATGAATTGTAA
- a CDS encoding MFS transporter — protein sequence MSRNRKILVTFALVLSNMMAGLDATIINTALPAIISDLHGIQYMGWIVAIFLLGMAVSTPLWSKFGEKKGNKVAYITATIVFMIGALFQGLAPNIIWFITARSVMGIGAGGMNTIPFIIYSQIFKNIKRRSQVIGIASAGFSGTSIVGPLIGGWIVDTFSWHWVFYINLPLALLSITIVAIFFKIKEQLNQAKVDYHGAILMVLGLTSFLIGIQLLGVSSIYTVLAFIVIGALLIFWMSRVENKVEDPIVPNRLFKNEKLVIDLILFALLWGSFVAFNIYIPMWAQGIMGLSALIGGMTQIPGAIANFIGSELEPLIQRKMSRYAIIAIGTASFFISFAGLYWASQTASYTFLLIMGVFEGFGVGICFNALLIAVQFDVESRDVPISTSFAYLVRILSQTFMSSIYGVILNLALIKGVRESNGHITMAMMNKLSNAAVAKELPKAYVPEMKNIFFHGIHNIMLTALILIILVIIILGYLFRREAVRKSQIKVN from the coding sequence ATGAGTAGGAATCGCAAAATCTTAGTTACTTTTGCATTAGTTTTATCCAATATGATGGCAGGACTAGATGCAACGATTATTAATACCGCTTTGCCGGCTATCATCAGTGATTTGCATGGGATTCAATATATGGGTTGGATCGTTGCTATTTTCCTGTTAGGGATGGCCGTTTCGACACCGTTATGGAGTAAATTTGGCGAAAAGAAGGGTAATAAAGTCGCTTATATTACTGCAACAATAGTTTTCATGATTGGGGCCTTGTTCCAAGGATTAGCACCTAATATTATTTGGTTCATTACTGCTAGAAGTGTCATGGGAATTGGTGCTGGGGGAATGAACACAATTCCTTTCATTATTTATTCGCAGATATTTAAGAACATCAAACGTCGTTCGCAGGTTATCGGAATTGCTTCAGCCGGATTCAGTGGAACTTCAATTGTCGGCCCCTTAATTGGTGGTTGGATCGTAGATACATTCAGTTGGCATTGGGTCTTTTATATCAATTTGCCTTTAGCTTTGTTGTCGATTACGATTGTGGCTATTTTCTTCAAGATCAAAGAGCAGTTGAACCAAGCTAAAGTCGATTATCATGGGGCTATCTTGATGGTGTTAGGTTTAACTTCATTCTTAATCGGAATTCAATTATTAGGAGTTTCTTCTATTTATACTGTTTTGGCATTCATCGTTATTGGAGCGTTATTGATTTTCTGGATGTCACGAGTTGAAAATAAAGTTGAAGATCCAATTGTCCCTAATCGCTTGTTCAAGAATGAAAAATTAGTGATTGATTTGATCTTATTTGCTTTATTGTGGGGTTCGTTTGTAGCTTTTAATATCTACATTCCAATGTGGGCTCAAGGAATTATGGGGCTTAGTGCTTTGATTGGAGGAATGACACAGATTCCTGGAGCAATCGCTAATTTTATCGGTTCAGAATTGGAACCATTGATTCAAAGAAAGATGAGTCGTTATGCAATTATTGCTATCGGAACAGCGTCATTCTTCATTTCTTTTGCCGGATTGTACTGGGCTAGTCAAACCGCCAGCTATACATTCTTATTGATTATGGGTGTGTTTGAAGGTTTCGGTGTCGGAATTTGTTTTAATGCTTTGTTGATTGCCGTACAATTTGATGTCGAGAGTCGAGATGTTCCAATTTCAACTTCGTTTGCCTACTTAGTTAGAATTTTGAGTCAAACCTTCATGTCATCGATTTACGGAGTTATCTTGAACCTCGCTTTAATCAAAGGTGTCAGAGAGAGTAACGGTCACATAACGATGGCTATGATGAACAAATTGAGTAATGCCGCGGTTGCCAAAGAATTACCTAAAGCTTACGTTCCAGAAATGAAGAATATTTTCTTCCATGGGATTCATAATATTATGTTGACAGCACTTATTTTGATTATTTTAGTTATTATCATTTTGGGTTACTTATTTAGAAGAGAAGCTGTTAGGAAGAGTCAAATTAAAGTAAATTAA
- a CDS encoding RNA-guided endonuclease TnpB family protein — protein sequence MVLKGIKLRIYPDSYQKELIEYNFGANRFVWNNMLDMMIKRHENNPDLKSLKTFDLNYILTAFKKEHGWLKKAESTGLQVSNKDLFEAYKGFFSKKRKFPRFKSKKFPKQSYQSKYVNKNIEIFDDSYIKLPKLGVMKYKNKKSIPSVIKYVTIRKSSTNKYYAVLTVDEDITQLPKTNKSVGLDMGVSNLVIRSDESKYKTVRFDKKLAKKKHYWEKRLARRRTQALKDIQYKKKFGLLDPKPLEQYSNYMKAKLMVAKYSEKIANQRKDYLHKITRELVENNDLIVIEDLKTKNLLGNHNLSRAIASQSWRSLRLMLEYKCEWYGKKIIIVNPFKTSQICSNCGYDDGKHGLDIREWDCPSCGIHHDRDINASKNILNNGLEQALVK from the coding sequence ATGGTCTTAAAGGGTATTAAATTACGCATCTATCCAGATAGTTATCAGAAAGAACTGATTGAATACAATTTTGGTGCTAATCGTTTTGTTTGGAACAATATGTTAGACATGATGATCAAACGCCATGAAAATAATCCTGATTTGAAATCTTTGAAAACATTTGACTTGAATTACATTTTAACGGCTTTCAAAAAAGAACATGGTTGGTTAAAGAAAGCTGAAAGTACTGGTTTACAAGTTTCTAATAAAGACTTATTTGAAGCATACAAAGGATTTTTTAGTAAAAAGCGTAAATTTCCACGATTCAAAAGTAAGAAGTTTCCAAAACAAAGCTATCAATCAAAATATGTTAATAAAAATATTGAAATATTCGATGATTCTTATATCAAATTACCCAAACTTGGAGTAATGAAATATAAGAATAAAAAATCAATCCCTAGTGTCATCAAGTACGTGACTATTCGTAAATCATCAACCAATAAATATTACGCTGTTCTTACGGTTGATGAGGATATTACTCAATTACCAAAGACAAACAAGTCTGTCGGCCTTGATATGGGTGTTTCTAATCTAGTAATCCGTTCAGACGAAAGTAAATATAAAACCGTCCGTTTTGATAAGAAATTAGCTAAAAAGAAACACTATTGGGAAAAACGACTAGCTAGAAGACGTACGCAAGCTCTAAAAGATATCCAGTATAAGAAAAAGTTTGGATTGCTTGATCCAAAACCCTTAGAACAATATTCCAACTATATGAAAGCTAAACTCATGGTAGCTAAATATAGTGAGAAAATTGCTAATCAACGAAAAGACTACCTTCATAAAATAACTCGTGAATTAGTTGAAAATAATGATTTGATTGTTATTGAAGATTTGAAAACCAAAAATCTTCTTGGTAATCATAACCTATCACGTGCTATCGCTAGTCAATCATGGAGATCGTTAAGGTTAATGCTTGAATACAAATGTGAATGGTATGGTAAGAAAATTATAATTGTTAATCCATTCAAGACTAGTCAAATCTGTTCCAACTGTGGTTACGACGATGGTAAACATGGGTTAGATATTAGAGAATGGGATTGTCCCAGTTGTGGTATTCATCATGATCGTGATATCAATGCAAGTAAAAACATATTGAATAATGGCTTGGAGCAAGCCTTAGTAAAATAG
- a CDS encoding DUF262 domain-containing protein, with amino-acid sequence MSTLVDIPMPSRFRIGELFQNNNFMVPLYQRNYAWQNSEIVDFWEDLLDLVEDKRNSHFFGQIVTYKNESGSQEIIDGQQRLTTSTIFMAAIRDIAQKMYDDNFKGSQDESNLELGDSLRDIKREVNKTIRGMNGEESSLMVQQNSKNQEQNVQTFFFALTHSDIKVRDEKTNSEPKKNMQHAYKDITQWINSYLKQYKQLNERIAKLQLIFESFFSNFYIVMISAPSRKDAFTIFETLNSRGKDLMASDIIKNHLMSLMGEDIQEGNEKWNKLTEKLDNNSNRITRFIRTYWASKKRIVPESKLYREVSAEVNNLNEAQVFLDDLDKLVDLYTVLESPTSPKANYDFFANKQVTQGIDILNRLNVKLYYPIVMAMYYNNYSQDGMLKVITKITSVFIRHRTIINDGTNKLETGFSDIARKIWNLELKNIEDINLELNKKLLPSSEATKASFTVLKKSGGQRGAKKWTLVYLLSELYGTEYGDFEDGYYSSVFNDDDYRLVQISLDPEIGDHREFVGNWVLIEKSLSKNEFKNEAELADKLTRSKLSGNKKLAQVLNSGKWSKENIIKRQNSFADDATVIW; translated from the coding sequence ATGAGTACATTAGTCGATATACCAATGCCATCAAGATTTAGAATTGGAGAACTATTTCAAAACAACAACTTCATGGTGCCACTTTATCAGAGAAATTATGCTTGGCAAAACAGTGAAATCGTTGATTTTTGGGAGGACTTGTTAGATTTAGTTGAAGACAAAAGAAACAGTCACTTTTTTGGCCAAATTGTAACCTATAAAAACGAATCCGGCAGTCAAGAAATAATCGATGGTCAGCAACGTTTGACGACTAGTACTATTTTCATGGCAGCCATTCGTGATATTGCCCAAAAGATGTACGATGATAATTTCAAGGGTTCACAAGATGAATCAAACCTAGAGCTTGGCGATTCTTTGCGTGACATCAAACGTGAGGTAAATAAGACTATCCGTGGTATGAACGGAGAAGAATCGTCCTTAATGGTCCAACAAAATTCTAAGAATCAAGAACAAAACGTTCAAACATTTTTCTTTGCTTTGACACATTCTGATATCAAGGTTCGTGATGAAAAGACTAATTCTGAACCTAAGAAAAATATGCAACACGCTTATAAGGATATTACTCAATGGATCAATTCTTATTTGAAGCAATATAAACAATTGAATGAGAGAATCGCTAAATTACAATTGATTTTTGAGTCATTTTTCAGCAACTTTTACATCGTTATGATTTCAGCTCCTAGTAGAAAGGATGCTTTCACTATTTTTGAAACTTTGAATAGTCGTGGTAAAGATTTGATGGCGTCTGATATTATCAAGAATCACTTGATGTCATTGATGGGCGAAGATATTCAAGAAGGTAATGAGAAGTGGAACAAACTGACTGAAAAATTGGACAATAACAGCAATCGTATTACTCGTTTCATTAGAACTTACTGGGCTTCGAAGAAACGTATCGTGCCTGAATCTAAGCTTTATCGAGAAGTCAGTGCGGAGGTCAACAACCTCAATGAAGCACAAGTCTTCTTGGATGATTTGGATAAATTAGTTGATTTGTATACTGTTTTGGAATCGCCAACTAGTCCCAAAGCTAATTATGATTTCTTCGCGAATAAACAAGTTACCCAAGGCATCGATATTTTGAATCGTTTGAACGTTAAATTGTATTATCCAATCGTTATGGCGATGTATTATAACAATTACAGTCAAGATGGAATGTTGAAAGTAATTACGAAGATAACTTCAGTATTCATTCGTCATCGCACAATTATCAATGATGGTACGAATAAATTAGAGACTGGCTTTTCAGATATTGCTCGTAAGATTTGGAACTTAGAATTGAAGAATATTGAAGATATCAATTTGGAACTCAATAAGAAACTTTTGCCATCTTCAGAAGCTACTAAGGCTAGTTTTACAGTATTGAAGAAGTCTGGAGGTCAACGTGGCGCAAAAAAGTGGACGTTGGTCTACCTCTTGTCAGAACTTTATGGAACCGAATATGGGGACTTCGAAGACGGTTATTATAGCAGTGTCTTCAATGATGATGACTATCGTCTAGTTCAAATTAGTTTAGATCCAGAAATTGGTGATCATCGTGAATTCGTTGGCAATTGGGTATTGATTGAAAAGAGTTTGAGTAAAAATGAATTCAAAAATGAGGCTGAATTAGCTGACAAATTGACTAGATCAAAACTTTCAGGAAATAAAAAACTTGCTCAAGTATTGAACTCAGGCAAGTGGTCAAAAGAAAATATTATTAAACGCCAAAATAGCTTTGCTGATGATGCAACAGTAATTTGGTAA